A genomic segment from Triticum dicoccoides isolate Atlit2015 ecotype Zavitan chromosome 1A, WEW_v2.0, whole genome shotgun sequence encodes:
- the LOC119359976 gene encoding disease resistance protein RGA5-like isoform X1, protein MEVASSCCPGPDDQIYEMKPLSDPHSERLFFRRIFGSENCCPHMFIEVSKAILKKCGGLPLAIISISGLLANRPRVKEEWEKVKRSIGSDLNRNQSLEGMKNILSLSYNDLPPHLKTVLLHLSNFPEDYVIDRERLVRQWIAEGFISEECGRSCQEVAESYFYELINKNLVQPVGIGYDGMVRACRVHDMMLELIISKSIEENIITVVNGSQTIWENSQCFIRRLSIQDIIDQELASVLAKKDLSHVRSLIIPSSGCIKHLPSLTKFETLRVLDFKNCKGLEEYDMNGMENLFQLKYLSFSGTGISELPSGIVTLHDLETLDLRGAKFKDLPARIVQLTKLQHLLHGNHLWKIPIGIGNMTNLREITGFDITMSSVGAVEELGSLINLKVLHAWFRVQGAESQDYKSHEEMFHSSLCKLGSYKLQSVHIYGGTPYLFELLDSWSPLPSCLQRFEMGTTEYFLSKLPKWIAPALTSLAYLDINLSVITEEVLGILGELPALLSLKLYTGTVHKDRLVLPGRGFRCLKEFVCEPFGDGAGNLLFEEGALPKLEKLELSFYVSMAKAYGFCLGLEHLPYLKDVRVSLRKRDATPSEVEAAEVAIRKEANLHPNHPRFIVA, encoded by the coding sequence ATGGAAGTAGCTAGCTCTTGTTGTCCAGGTCCTGATGACCAGATCTATGAAATGAAACCTCTAAGTGACCCTCACTCTGAAAGACTATTTTTTAGAAGAATCTTTGGATCAGAGAATTGCTGCCCTCACATGTTTATTGAAGTTTCGAAAGCTATCTTGAAAAAGTGTGGAGGCCTACCATTGGCAATTATCAGTATATCTGGTCTACTAGCTAACAGACCACGTGTCAAAGAAGAGTGGGAGAAGGTGAAAAGATCAATTGGTTCTGACTTGAACAGAAACCAGAGTCTAGAGGGAATGAAAAACATACTGTCCTTGAGCTATAATGATCTTCCACCACACCTCAAGACTGTCTTGTTGCACTTAAGTAATTTCCCTGAGGATTATGTGATTGACAGAGAAAGGTTGGTGAGGCAATGGATTGCGGAAGGCTTTATTTCTGAAGAGTGTGGGAGGAGCTGTCAAGAGGTTGCAGAAAGTTATTTTTACGAGCTTATCAATAAAAACCTGGTCCAACCAGTGGGCATTGGTTATGATGGGATGGTTCGTGCCTGTCGAGTTCATGACATGATGCTTGAACTTATCATTTCAAAATCCATTGAAGAAAATATCATCACTGTGGTCAATGGCAGCCAAACTATTTGGGAAAATTCTCAGTGTTTTATTCGACGATTATCGATCCAGGACATTATTGACCAGGAGCTTGCATCTGTATTGGCAAAGAAAGATCTAAGCCATGTCCGATCTCTTATAATACCATCATCAGGTTGCATCAAGCACTTGCCCAGTCTTACTAAGTTTGAAACTTTACGTGTACTAGATTTTAAAAATTGTAAGGGCCTGGAGGAGTATGATATGAATGGTATGGAAAACCTTTTCCAGCTAAAGTACCTAAGCTTTAGTGGAACAGGCATATCAGAGCTACCATCTGGAATTGTGACGCTACATGATCTAGAGACGCTAGATTTAAGGGGTGCAAAATTCAAAGACTTGCCGGCTAGAATTGTTCAGCTCACTAAACTACAACATCTACTCCATGGCAATCATTTATGGAAGATACCAATCGGGATTGGGAATATGACAAACTTAAGGGAGATCACAGGCTTTGATATTACCATgagttcagtaggtgcagtagaggAGCTAGGGAGCCTGATCAATTTGAAGGTACTCCATGCATGGTTCAGGGTGCAAGGTGCAGAATCTCAAGACTACAAGAGTCATGAAGAGATGTTTCATTCCTCACTATGCAAGCTTGGTAGCTACAAACTCCAGTCCGTGCATATATATGGTGGCACTCCATATCTATTTGAGTTATTAGATTCCTGGTCTCCTCTTCCATCTTGCCTCCAAAGATTTGAGATGGGCACCACCGAGTACTTTTTATCAAAACTGCCAAAGTGGATTGCTCCAGCACTCACCAGTCTTGCATACCTAGACATTAATTTAAGTGTAATAACAGAGGAGGTTCTTGGCATACTTGGAGAGCTGCCTGCATTACTTTCTCTGAAACTTTATACCGGCACGGTCCATAAAGACAGGCTTGTTTTGCCAGGCAGAGGATTCCGATGTTTGAAGGAGTTCGTTTGTGAACCTTTTGGTGATGGTGCGGGGAACCTTCTGTTTGAGGAAGGGGCATTGCCAAAGCTTGAGAAGCTTGAGCTGTCTTTTTATGTATCAATGGCAAAGGCCTATGGGTTCTGCTTAGGTCTTGAACACCTGCCTTATCTGAAAGATGTACGAGTTAGTCTTCGGAAGCGGGATGCCACACCTTCTGAAGTTGAGGCTGCAGAAGTTGCCATAAGGAAGGAAGCAAATCTCCATCCCAACCATCCCAGGTTTATTGTTGCATGA
- the LOC119359976 gene encoding disease resistance protein PIK6-NP-like isoform X2, whose product MAPVVTAALGALGPLLSKLADLLAKECGRLKGVRREIRSLRSELFSMHGALKKYAQLEDPDDQVKEWMSLVRELAYDTEDCFDKFIRKLGDGGVHDAGFKDFFRKTARRLETLGARHGIANQINDLKLRIKEVKELKTSYKLDDVAGSTSGNAAVDPRLAALFAEEAHLVGIDGPRDDLAKWVMEDGNKHGRKVLSIVGFGGLGKTTLANEICRKIQGHFDCHAFVSVSQKPDTIKIIKDVISQVSYSDEFKKDMEIWDEKKSISKLRELLQEKKVSCYH is encoded by the exons ATGGCGCCTGTGGTGACCGCTGCACTAGGCGCGTTGGGTCCCCTGCTGTCAAAGCTCGCAGATCTGCTTGCCAAAGAGTGTGGCCGGCTGAAAGGTGTGCGCCGCGAGATACGCTCCCTCCGGTCTGAGCTCTTCAGCATGCATGGCGCGCTTAAAAAGTATGCCCAGCTAGAGGATCCTGATGATCAGGTGAAGGAATGGATGTCGCTGGTGAGGGAGCTGGCCTATGATACCGAGGATTGCTTCGACAAGTTCATCCGCAAGCTTGGCGATGGTGGGGTTCATGACGCCGGCTTCAAGGATTTCTTTCGCAAGACGGCTCGCCGTTTGGAAACGCTTGGAGCTCGGCATGGAATTGCCAACCAAATCAATGACCTTAAGCTTCGTATCAAGGAGGTGAAAGAGCTCAAGACTAGCTACAAGCTCGATGATGTTGCTGGTAGCACCTCTGGCAATGCAGCCGTGGATCCTCGGCTGGCTGCTCTTTTTGCTGAGGAGGCACACCTTGTGGGTATTGATGGTCCaagagatgatcttgccaagtgggTTATGGAAGATGGAAACAAGCATGGTCGCAAGGTGTTATCTATTGTTGGGTTTGGTGGATTAGGAAAGACAACGCTGGCAAATGAGATCTGTCGCAAGATTCAAGGGCATTTTGATTGTCATGCTTTTGTGTCGGTCTCCCAAAAGCCAGATACAATAAAAATTATCAAGGATGTGATCTCCCAAGTGTCCTACAGCGATGAATTCAAGAAAGATATGGAGATTTGGGACGAAAAGAAATCCATTTCAAAGCTAAGAGAACTTCTACAAGAAAAAAAG GTATCTTGTTATCATTGA